The stretch of DNA CTCAACCCCATTAAGGGTCTGGTACCGCAGGTTGCTGCTGATGCCCATGTGGAGAGCCCAGGTGCCGGCGTTGAGCAGCGTGGGCGGCGCCTTGTTTGGGGTCTCGAAGGCCGGGTCCATGCGCTTCCTCAAGGTGATGAGCCCGTTTGAGATGGCGGTGCCCATGAGCCCGGCGCCGAACCCCACCACCGCGAACGTGGTGCCCTTGGACACGAGGGTCGCGACGCGGGAGCCCAGCGAGTAAGGACCCGGCTCGAACATGTGGCTGGGGAGGGAGGAGACGGCGGCGGCCGCTGCGGCGGACACCCCGGCGGTGGGGGCGAGCATGTACATGAGCACGAAGTTGAGGATGGATCCGACGACGAGGGTGGAGAAGACGAAGTCGAGCTCGTTGAGGCCGAAGTTGGGGCGCGACGACATGTCGCCGAGCACGCAGGCGGTGACGCCGACCAGCTCCTCCATGAGCACCTTGAACGGGAACTGGGGATCCGCGGCGACGCGGGCCGCCCACCCGGCGAGGAACATGCCGAGGATGCCTGCGCGGCCGCCGGCACCGTCTCCGGCGCCCCCGGAGTCCGCCGCGtcgccagatccgccgccgccataGGAGCgcgggggcgggggtgggggcaGCTTCCCTCCCGGCCCGGACGGGAACGGGGATGGGGAGGCGGAGCGGAGGGCGACGagcgcggaggaggaggaagccggcAGCGGGGAGAAGGCGAGGTTGGAGGTCGGGGCGGCGCGGAGCGGGGCGAGTCGCGCGGAGGAGTCGAGGTGGGCGGAGGGGAGGAACCTGGCGGCGGCGAAGGCCGTCGGGGCGGCCATGGCGATCGGGCGGGGGAGAAGCTTGGTgtcctcggcggcggcggcggcggcggcggcggagaggcgtGAGATGCGGGGAGGTTTTGGGGGGTTGGTGTGATTTGGTGGTGTGGTGCGGTGGTTGGGTGGGGAGTGGGTGCGCGGCGCAATATGTATACGTGCCGCGACAGCGCGACACCTGACCTACGGGACCGGACGGGGCCGCCGCTCGTGGGGGAAAATATTGACGTTTGATTGTCGCAGCGCACAGCGCCGGCTGCGGACCTCAGCTCCTCAACTAGGAACTTCGCTTCGTTTGCTTCCTCTGAAAATTCGTTGGAGCTCCAAGCTCTGAAAATTTTGCATGAGTTTTCGTTTGATTCACACTCTTGCGTGATTGGAACGGTCCAAGCTTTTTTTTTCTAGAATAATATGCACTCGTACGTATCATATACGTACTTCCCTACGTGTCTAGGTTCATCTGTATCTATATAAATTTAAGAGAGGTGATTCGGGACGAAACGTGTCTAAATACATTTGTATCTAAATAAATTTAAGATAAATAATTCGAAACGAAGGTAATATTAGAGAAGAATGGGATAACAACCTCACCACCAAACAAGTTTTACATGGCATGATTACAAGGAATCACAACCCACTCCGGTCCTACCCTATAAGGAACTACTCCCTCCTATTTTTAAATATAATTAATTTTTGAGATTCCGGTTACATAGGAATGTATATAGCTATATTTTAGAGTATAAATTCACTCATTTTACTTC from Triticum urartu cultivar G1812 chromosome 3, Tu2.1, whole genome shotgun sequence encodes:
- the LOC125545129 gene encoding protein RETICULATA-RELATED 3, chloroplastic-like; amino-acid sequence: MAAPTAFAAARFLPSAHLDSSARLAPLRAAPTSNLAFSPLPASSSSALVALRSASPSPFPSGPGGKLPPPPPPRSYGGGGSGDAADSGGAGDGAGGRAGILGMFLAGWAARVAADPQFPFKVLMEELVGVTACVLGDMSSRPNFGLNELDFVFSTLVVGSILNFVLMYMLAPTAGVSAAAAAAVSSLPSHMFEPGPYSLGSRVATLVSKGTTFAVVGFGAGLMGTAISNGLITLRKRMDPAFETPNKAPPTLLNAGTWALHMGISSNLRYQTLNGVEFLLGNVMPPPVFKVSVIALRCMNNVLGGMSFVLLARLTGAQKSDKPASSDSEAKERLIAEGDAIAANVSSEDK